The region GCTCCAGGAGGACAACGTAAAAGACGTGTGACCCCCATACAGATACAACTGCCCCCGAAGGACAACATAAAGGATGTGTGACCCAAATACAGGTACAATTGTCCCCGGAGGACAACATAGAGGACGTGACCCCTGTACAGATATAACTGCACCCGGAGGATGacctagagcaggggtgtcaaactgcattccccaagggctgcaaacaggtcatgttttcaggatttccttgtattgcacaggtgatcatttaatcacctgcacagaatgattccagcaccttgtgcaatgagaaggaaatcttgaaaacacgcatggtttgaggcccttgaggaatgcagtttgacacccctgacctAGAGGATGTGACCCCAGTACAGATACAACTGACCCAGGAGGACAATGTAGAGGACGTGTGGCCCCCATACAGATACAACTGCCCCCGAAGGACAACATAAAGGATGTTAGACCCAAATACAGGTACAATTGTCCCCGGAGGACAACGTAGAGGACGTGACCCCTGTACAGATATAACTGCACCCGGAGGATGACCTAGAGGATGTGACCCCACTACAAATACAACAGACCCAGGAGGACAATGTAGAGGACGTGTGGCCCCCATAGAGATACAACTGCATGCTAAGGACAATGTAGAGGACGTGAAACCTGTACAGATACATTTGCATCCGGAGGACGACGTAGAAAACGTGTGACCCCAATAAAGTTATAACTGCACCAGGAGAACAACGTAGAGGATGTGACCCCATACATAAACAACTGTGTACGTAGGACGATGTAGAGGACGTGATGCCCGCACAGATACAACCGCATCTGAAGGACAATATGGAGGACGGTAACCCAAAAACAGATACAATTGCACCCGGAGAACGACCTAGAGGACGTGAACCTCGTACATATACTACCTCACACTAAGGACGATGTAGAGGATGTGATGCCCATACAGATAAAAACGCATCCTGAGGACGACGTAGAGGACGTATGACCCCTATACAGATACAACTGCACCCGGAGGACAACATAGAGGACTTGACCCCCATACAGATACAACTACACACTAAGGACGATGTATGACTCCCCCATCCAGATGCAACCACACCCGGAGGACGACGTAGAGGACGTGTGACCCCATACAGATACAACTGTACCTGGAGGACAACCTAGAGGATGTGACCCCCATACATATACAACTACGCACTGAGGGTGATAGAAATGATGTGATGTCCGTATAGATACATACAGCACACGAAGGACAACGTAGAGGACGTTGGACCCCAATACAGATAAACCGCACACTAAGGACAATGTAGAGGACATGATGCCTATACAGACACAATCGCACACGGAAGCCGACATAGAGGACATGCAACatctgtacatatacagatacaacCACACATGAAGGACAGAGGTCATGACCCCAGTACAGAAACAACCGCACATGGAGGACGATGTATAGGACGTTTGACCCACATACAGACAACACTGAATAGCAAGATTCATATCTCTCTCACCCAGTGGATTATAATCCAGATTTAGGGTCCGGACTTGTGAACTGTGAGCCACAGCCATGGCCAGACGAGCCCAACCTGTGCAAGAAATCCCAGGGTTGGCAGAAAGAGTCAGCTCCCGAAGACCTAAAACCACAGACAGAATATGTCATCTGTACATCAATGTCCAACTATAAACCTTGCAATAACATAGGACTGTGGCACCAGCGAAGATCTACAGAGAGAGGATGCCTCACCTGGCTTAGCCCCATCAGGGGGAAGGAGGCTGCAGATCAGGCCGATTCCCTCATCACCAAGCATGCAATCCCCAAGGTCCAGAGACAACAAAGCAGGGTGGCTGGCCAGAGAGGGGTTAAGGAGGGACAGACCAGTGTCTGTAAGGGGGTTGCCATGCAGGCTACAGAGAGGacagaaaatggaaataattaTTAGGTGAGCATCCTGACACTCCTCACTAGAGCCTAATACTTACAAGATGGACTGCAGGGAACGATTCCGGTGGAGACTTTGTGCCAGCTGCTGGACCCGGGCTGTGCTGGACACAACCCCGAGGTTAAGATTCAGCTGCACCAGGGAAGGGGACTCCGACACACCCTGACACAGCCGGGTAAAGTCTCTGTCCGAGAGGTGACATCCGCGCAGGGAGAGAAGACGAACTGTGCCCTCCACCAGGCCCTCGCACACCCCCTTCACTTCTGCACTGGAGAGGGTTTCTCCTGACATCTGAATGGAGCCCGGTAACATACTGTGTAGGTGAGGAGAACCCCACGAGGCCAATGACTGCGGGGTACCAGAAGCGAGATTCAAACCCCCTACAGGAAGAGAAGAGTGACACTGAATCCATCGTTATGTACAAGAAGCTGCCCGAAAAGTCAGAGGATGTGTGACCTCTGGACAGATAAAACCCGCACTCCAAGGACGACACAGAGGATGTGTGGCCTCTGGACAGATACAACCGCACTCCAAAATgacactgagcatgtgtgaccactggaCGGATACAACCACACTCCAAGGATGACACGGAGGATGTGTGACTTCTGGACAGATGCAACCACACTCCAATGATGACACAGAGGATGTGTGACCTCTGGACAGATACAACCACACTCCAAGGATGACACGGAGGATGTGTGACTTCTGGACAGATACAACCACACTCCAAGGATGACACAGAGGATGTGTGACCTCTGGACAGATACAACCACACTCCAAGGATGACACGGAGGATGTGTGACCTCTGGACAGATGCAACCACACTCCAATGATGACACAGAGGATGTGTGACCTCTGGACAGATACAACCACACTCCAAGGATGACACGGAGGATGTGTGACTTCTGGACAGATACAACCACACTCCAAGGATGACACAGAGGATGTGTGACCTCTGGACAGATACAACCACACTCCAAGGATGACACGGAGGATGTGTGACCTCTGGACAGATACAACCACACTCCAAGGATGACACGGAGGATGTGTGACTTCTGGACAGCTACAACCACACTCCAAGGATGACACGGAGGATGTGTGACTTCTGGACAGCTACAACCACACTCCAAGGATGACACGGAGGATGTGTGACTTCTGGACAGCTACAACCACACTCCAAGGATGACACTGAGGATGTGTGACTTCTGGACAGCTACAACCGCACTCCAAGGATGACACGGAGGATGTGTGACCTCTGGACAGATATAACAGCACTCCAAGGATGACACGGAGGATGTGTGACCTCTGGACAGATACAACCACACTCCAAAGATGACCCGAAGGATGTGTGACTTCTGGACAGATATACCAGCACTCCAAGGATGACACGGAGGATGTGTGACCTCTGGACAGATATAACAGCACTCCAAGGATGACACGGAGGATGTGTGACCTCTGGACAGATACAACCACACTCCAAAGATGACCCGAAGGATGTGTGACTTCTGGACAGATATACCAGCACTCCAAGGATGACACTGAGGATGTGTGACTTCTGGACAGATAAAACCGCACTCCAAGGATGACACGGAGGATATGTGACTTCTGGACAGCTACAACCACACTCCAAGGATGACACGGAGGATATGTGACTTCTGGACAGATACAACCGCACTCCAAGGATGACACTGAGGATGTGTGACCACTGGACAGATACAACCACACTCCAAGGATGACACGGAGGATGTGTGACTTCTGCACAGATATAACAGCACTCCAAGGATGACACGGAGGATGTGTGACCTCTGCACAGATACATTCATGACCAAATGTGGCACCCTTAaaactgttccagaaaatgaagtacttcTTCCtgacaattattgcaattacacattttgttaaacacaggtttatttcctatgtgtgtattggagcaacacaaaacaaaacaaaaaaaaggcaaattggacataatttcacacaaaaccctaaaCATGGggtagacaaaattgttggcacctttccaaaatggtgAGTAAACTACATTGTTTCCAGCATGTGTAGCTGGTTCAGACTCAACTGtggaagtaacaggtgtgggcaacatgaaaatcacacctgaaaccagataaaaaggggagacgttgcccagtctttgcattgtgtgtctgtgtgtgctgcaataggcATGGAATCAGAAAGAGAAGACAATTggttgaggacttgagaaccaacattACTGAACattatcaacaatctcaagatgacaagtccatctccagagatcttggggtatgtgcacacgttgcagattttactgcgcattcgcagcagttttccatttgcagctgttttccatgcgttgtacagttcaatgtaaacctatggaaagcaaaatccgcagtgcacatgctgcggaaaaaaagtgcggaaacgtacatgtcaattctttgtgcggattccgcagcggtttacacctgctccataataggaatccgcaggtctaaaaccgcaggtggaatctacaaaaaaattgcggtaattccgcaggaaatccgcagtgcggtttacctgcagatttaccaaaatcagtctggaaaaatccacaCCActgtccgcaacgtgtgcacgtggccttgatgttcctttgtccacggtggggAACATAAGCAAGACGTTTACAACCTATGGTActgcagctaatctccctggacatggacggtagataattgatgaaaggttgtaatGCTCAATAGTCTGGACGGCAGATAAGCCTCAAACAAGCTCCAAAGAAATCCAAGCTGTCCTGCAAGCTCAGGcggcatcagtgtcagcgcgaactatccgtccacatgtgaatgaaatgctatagcaggagacccctgaggaccccactgctgacacagagatataaatagatagactgcagtttgtcaaaatgtacagctctggcaaaaattaacccctttacccccaagggtggtttgcacgttaatgaccaggccaatttttacaattctgaccactgtccctttatgaggttataactctggaacgcttcaacggatcccggtgattctgacactgttttctcgtgacatattgtacttcataatagtggtaaaatttctttgatattacctgcgtttatatgtgaaaaaaaatggaaattttgccaaaattttaaaaatttcacaatttttccaactttgaatttttatgcaattaaatcacagagatgtgtcacacaaaatacttaataagtaacattccccacatgtctactttacatcagcacaattttggaaccaacattttttttttttgttagggagttataagggttaaaagttgaccagcaatttctcatttttacaacaccattttttttttagggaccacatctcatttgaagtcattttgaggggtctatatgatagaaaataaccaagtgtgacaccattctaaaaactgcacccctcaaggtactcaaaaccacattcaagaagtttattaacccttcaggtgtttcacaggaatttttggaatgtttaaataaaaattaacatttaactttttttcacaaaaaatttacttcagctccaatttgttttattttaccaagggtaacaggagaaaatggaccccaaaagttgttgtacaatttgtcctgagtacgctgataccccatatgtgggggtaaaccactgtttgggcgcatggcagagctcggaagggaaggagcgccatttgacttttaaatgcaaaattgactggaattgagatgggacgccatgttgcatttagagagccactgatgtgcctaaacattgaaacctcccacaagtgacaccattttggaaactagaccccctaaggaactcatctagatgtgtggtgagagctttgaactcccaagtgtttcactacagtttataacgcagagccgtgaaaataaaaaatcttttttccacaaaaattattttttagcccccagttttgtatttttccaagaataacagttgaaattggaccccaaaagttgttgtccaatttgtcctgagtacgctgacaccccatatgtgggggtaaaccactgtttgggcgcatggcagagctcggaagggaaggagcgccatttggaatgcagacttagatggattggtctgcaggcgtcacattgcgtttgcagagcccctaatgtacctaaacagtagaaaccccccacaagtgaccccatattggaaactagaccccccaaggaacttatctagatgtgttgtgagaactttgaacccccaagtgtttcactacagtttataacgcagagccgtgaaaataaaaaatctttttctttccacaaaaattattttttagcccccagttttgtattttcccaagggtaacaggagaaattggaccccaaagttgttgtccaatttgtcctgagtacgctgataccccatatgttgtggtaaacccctgcttaggcgcacgggagagctgggaagggaaggagcgctgttttactttttcaatgcagaattggctggaattgagatcggacgccatgtcgcgtttggagagcccctgatgtgcctaaaaagtggaaaccccccaattataactgaaaccctaatccaaacacacccctaaccctaatcccaacggtaaccctaaccacacctctaacccagacacacccctaatcccaaccctattcccaaccataaatgtaatccaaaccctaactttagccccaaccctaagtgtagccttaaccctaaccctagccccagccctaaccctaatgggaaaatggaaataaatacattttttttatttttccacaactaagggggcgatgaaaggggggtttgatttactatttatagcgggttttttagcggatttttatgattggcagctgtcacacactaaaagacactttttattgcaaaaaatattttttgcgttaccacattttgagagctataatttttccatattttggtccatagtcatgtgaggtcttgttttttgtgggacgagttgacgtttttattggtaacatttttgggcacatgacattttttgatcgctttttatttcgatttttgtgaggcagaatgaccaaaaaccagctattcatgaaattcttttgggagggcgtttataccgttccacgtttggtaaaatggataaagcagttttattcttcgggtcagtacgattacagcgatacgtcatttatatcatttttttatgttttggtgcttttatacgataaaaactattttatagaaaaaataatttatttttgcatcgctttattctgaggaccataacttttttattttttcgctgatgatgctgtctggcggttcattttttgcgggacaagatgacgttttcagcagtaccatggttatttacatccaTAAAAAAAATACGGGGGCCAAAGGCCCAGTCAGCTCACCAGCAGACCACAGGAGCATgtgaacccgtcctgacccagacgtagcaACAGCTGAAGACATGAAAAATATGAAGATTTttccagctcctttccgattaaaagtcctttattgatccatatccttaaaaatcatccctgcacagaggggaatgtgaacagcgacaGAAACCTGCTACTAGCTACGCGTTTCGCtctaaaagatcttcatcatggctatctACACACACATTCAGAGGAAGTATACATACAATGCTCTAGCAAATCACAGTGAAGACTTCAGATCACATTATCGGATCGCAGGTCCTGCAAGCAAAACTAACATGCAAAAACcgtataataacaataaaaagaaaaaaaattagattaaaattaacattttaacaatAATAAGTTAAGTCCCAGAGGCAATCTAGTTTGTAAATTCTATATCCAGTCCGTCTCCCTTGTGAGGAGCCGTCTCTTAACATCTCCCCCACAGACAGACTTCTTTAATAGCTCAATCCCCTGAATGAACATAGCAGAAATATTACCTTCATGGTGCATTGCAAAATGTTTTGAAAGCATAGATATATTTCTATTAATGGCATTAAAATTAGTAATATCTCTCAGGTGTTCCGATATCCTTGTTTTAAGTTTCCTAGTTGTGCACCCAACATGTGCAGCCTTACACGCCCTACACCCAATCTTATACACTACATTCTCAGTGACAGCTGATAAATTCTTTTATGGTGAATTCCTTTGTATTATTATAATTGGTAAAAGTCTTACCATCAGGCTAAGAGCGTAAGTGGTGCAGGACGTAGTGCCGCACCTATAAAATCCCTTGCAATCCGGCCAGGTCTGGGATCTAGGACTGGGATCTAGGTCTGAATCCTGGTGAAGTTATATTACCAATTGTGGGGGGCTTTACGTGAAACAATATTAATTCTCTTGCTTAAAATGTTGGCAGTTTCCTCATCTTCCAATAATACAGGCAAGCGCTCATGAATACTAGACTTAATGTCTGACAATTGGGGGCTAAATTGAAGGCACACaagtgttttttcttttcttttgtctaTATTAATTTTGTTCTTATTTTTCTGTATTAACAAATCAGCCCTCTCCTTTTTATCCACTATTTTGCGAGCCCTATCAAGGCACCACTTGGGGTATTTacgttttattaatttattttcaagGGCATCAAATTCTTTGATCCTATCCTCTTCCTTGAAACAATTTCTTTTAAGTCTTGTAAATTCCCCGATTGGTATAGATTTGATTGTATGCGTGGGATGGCtacttttaggccacgttcacactttgcggcgtcctctgcgggttctcccgcagcggatttgataaatctgcagggcaaaaccgctgcgcttagccctgcagatttatcgcggtttgttccgcggtttccgctgcgggattactcctatactattgatgctgcatatgcagcaatatgcagcatcaatagtaatgttaaaaataataaaaattggttatactcaccctctgacgtcccgatctccttggcgctgcacgcggtggtccggttccaaagatgctgtgcgagaaggaccttcgtgacgtcacggtcatgtgaccacggcgtcatcacggtcatgtgaccgcgacgtcaccgcaggtcctgctcgcacagcaaccctgagaccagacagccgcgtgcagcgctgagaggtgagtatatcattattttttatttttattctttttttttacactaatatggttcccagggcctggaggagagtctcctctcctccaccccgggtaccatctgcacattatccgcttacttcccgcatcgtgggcacagccccatgcgggaagtaagcggttcaatgcatttcaatgagtgcagaattgctgcgattctgcacaaagaagtgacatgctgcggaatgtaaaccgctgcgtttctgcgcggtttttcccgcagcatatgcacagcggattgtggtttccatagggtttacatgtaaacgctatggaaactgctgcggacccgcagcatcaaaattgccgcggatccacggtaaaacccgcaaagtgtgaacatgaccttagcgTGCAGCACTGTGTTGCCGCTGATTGGTCTGATAAATGTTCTACTATTAATTATTTCCCCACCTATCCCACTCAATTCCAAATCCAAAAATGATATCTGACTCATTGACCATGAGACCCATAGTCTCTGGTATGGGCTCTATGACGGAACATCTGTGCGAATGGGTAGATTCGCTTTTGCAACCCATTGTAATCAGATCTCCAGGTTATATTAAAGATTCCCGTGAGGTTCTTAGAGTTTTTTCTAAAACAAAATTTGGCATGACAGTTTCTCATG is a window of Ranitomeya variabilis isolate aRanVar5 chromosome 2, aRanVar5.hap1, whole genome shotgun sequence DNA encoding:
- the LRRC73 gene encoding leucine-rich repeat-containing protein 73 produces the protein MLPGSIQMSGETLSSAEVKGVCEGLVEGTVRLLSLRGCHLSDRDFTRLCQGVSESPSLVQLNLNLGVVSSTARVQQLAQSLHRNRSLQSIFLHGNPLTDTGLSLLNPSLASHPALLSLDLGDCMLGDEGIGLICSLLPPDGAKPGLRELTLSANPGISCTGWARLAMAVAHSSQVRTLNLDYNPLGDHIASMLAVCVASSRTLEVLDLEGTGLSNQSAQILLDMVQNYPTPLKSLVLSENNISVELQQQIADLLSEGEDEEESEEHSKERSVREKELKSSIGPGPHRVLLTSGIGDNLLAETEM